A genomic stretch from Candidatus Dormiibacterota bacterium includes:
- a CDS encoding ABC transporter ATP-binding protein has protein sequence MPSLLRVLATYLRPYARPVTLVVGLLLIQAITNLYLPNLSADIINNGVTKGDLGYIWRIGAIMLALAVVVGILAIVAVYFASRAAMGFGRDVRRAVFERVQQFSATEMNRFGTPSLITRNTNDVQQVQLFVQMALTMLVTAPIILVGGIILAVRENVTLSAILIVILPLMIAVFAVLMYFAIPLFQSMQRKIDRITEVLREQITGVRVIRAFNRIPYERDRFKAANVDLTTTALRVNRIFALALPALLAIMNLSSVAVVWFGGHLIDSGQMPVGNLIAFLAYILQIMFAVMMAVMMIIFIPRAAASAARLEAVLNTQPAITDPEQPVEPTAITGAVEFRDVTFGYPGGEKPVLHGLSFELRPGATTAIIGGTGSGKTTLLNLIPRFFDTTDGAVYVNDVDVRQQPLETLWSSIGLVPQQAYLFKGTIAQNLRFGKDDATEAELWHALEVAQARDFVAAMPETLEAPVDQGGTNLSGGQRQRLAIARALVRRPTLYLFDDCFSALDAGTDARLRSALKPEARDAAVVIVAQRVSTILSADQIIVLDAGRIVGIGTHQELLSSTEAYREIVASQLGEEAVA, from the coding sequence ATGCCCAGCCTCCTTCGCGTGCTCGCCACGTACCTTCGCCCCTATGCCCGCCCCGTTACCCTGGTCGTCGGCCTGCTGCTCATCCAGGCCATCACCAACCTCTATTTGCCCAACCTCAGCGCCGACATCATCAACAACGGCGTCACGAAGGGGGACCTGGGCTATATCTGGCGGATAGGCGCCATCATGCTCGCGCTGGCGGTCGTCGTCGGCATCCTCGCCATCGTCGCGGTCTACTTTGCGTCCCGGGCGGCGATGGGTTTCGGCCGTGACGTCCGGCGGGCGGTCTTCGAGCGCGTCCAGCAGTTCTCCGCCACGGAGATGAACCGCTTCGGCACGCCGTCGCTGATCACGCGAAACACCAATGACGTCCAGCAGGTGCAACTCTTCGTCCAGATGGCGCTCACCATGCTGGTGACGGCGCCCATCATCCTGGTCGGCGGCATCATCCTGGCGGTCCGTGAGAACGTCACGCTGTCGGCCATCCTGATCGTGATTCTTCCGCTGATGATCGCGGTCTTCGCGGTCCTGATGTATTTCGCGATTCCGCTCTTCCAATCGATGCAGCGGAAGATCGACCGCATCACCGAAGTCCTTCGCGAGCAGATCACGGGCGTTCGTGTCATCCGCGCCTTCAACCGAATCCCCTACGAGCGCGACCGCTTCAAGGCGGCCAACGTCGACCTCACCACGACCGCCCTGCGCGTCAACCGGATCTTCGCCCTGGCGCTGCCGGCATTGCTGGCCATCATGAACCTCTCGAGCGTCGCCGTCGTCTGGTTCGGCGGTCATCTGATCGACAGCGGCCAGATGCCGGTCGGCAACTTGATCGCGTTTCTCGCCTACATCCTGCAGATCATGTTCGCCGTGATGATGGCCGTCATGATGATCATCTTCATCCCGCGTGCGGCCGCCAGCGCGGCGCGACTCGAGGCGGTCCTCAACACCCAACCCGCGATCACCGATCCCGAGCAGCCGGTTGAGCCCACGGCCATAACCGGCGCGGTCGAATTCCGCGACGTCACGTTCGGCTATCCGGGCGGCGAGAAGCCGGTGCTGCACGGCCTCTCGTTCGAGCTGCGACCAGGTGCCACGACGGCGATCATCGGCGGCACGGGCTCCGGCAAGACGACCCTCTTGAATTTGATTCCCCGATTCTTCGACACCACGGACGGCGCGGTCTACGTCAACGATGTCGACGTACGCCAGCAGCCGCTCGAAACCCTGTGGAGCTCGATCGGGCTCGTCCCTCAGCAGGCCTACCTTTTCAAGGGCACGATCGCGCAGAACCTGCGATTCGGCAAGGACGACGCCACCGAGGCCGAACTCTGGCACGCGCTCGAGGTCGCGCAGGCCCGCGACTTCGTGGCCGCGATGCCGGAAACGCTCGAGGCACCGGTGGACCAGGGTGGGACCAACCTTTCGGGAGGCCAGCGTCAGCGCCTGGCGATCGCCAGGGCGCTCGTCAGGCGACCAACCCTCTACCTGTTTGACGATTGCTTCTCGGCACTCGATGCCGGGACCGATGCCCGATTGCGCTCCGCCCTCAAGCCGGAGGCGCGTGACGCCGCGGTGGTGATCGTGGCGCAGCGGGTCAGCACCATTCTCTCGGCCGACCAGATCATCGTCCTCGACGCCGGGCGGATCGTCGGCATCGGAACCCATCAAGAGCTGCTGTCCAGCACCGAGGCCTACCGCGAGATCGTCGCCTCGCAGCTGGGCGAGGAGGCGGTCGCATGA
- a CDS encoding ABC transporter ATP-binding protein, with the protein MARGAGGRPPARPGFGGGFGGMMPPQKTKDLGKTLRQLLARLQPERMRIIVAAVLALGSVAGSVIGPKIIGNATNVIFDGVIGKSLPAGITKQQAVAGLRAQGHGQIADLVSGANVVPGRGIDFTQLGQILALAALIYLLAAALTWMLSYIMAGVAQRTVYGLRRDADAKLARLPLKYFDSHAHGDMLSRVTNDIDNITTTLQQGMSQFLTSTLTIVGVLAVMVWISPLLAAVALVTVPVSIVVTLLVARRSQKHFAAQWARTGMLNGQVEQVHTGHALVQVFGRRQKAIEEFDQQNQALYEAGFMAGFLSGIIMPAMGFLGNLNYVVIAAVGGYRVATGSITLGDVQAFIQYSRQFTMPISQLAGQLNLLQSGLASAERIFEFLGEEEETPDAVVSPHSLAGEGQGGGAVTMEHVSFRYEPEKPLITDFNLEVRPGQTIAIVGPTGAGKTTIVNLLMRFYDIDEGRICLDGINTRDLRRDDVRRVFGMVLQDTWLFTGTIRDNIGYGKIGASNEEIVAAAQAAYVDQFVRTLPDGYDTVLTDDASNISAGQKQLLTIARAFLADPTVLILDEATSSVDTRTEVLIQQAMARLRQGRTGFVIAHRLSTIRNADSIVVMDQGRIVEMGSHAELLRRGGFYYTLYNSQFTDALAQAS; encoded by the coding sequence ATGGCGCGCGGCGCGGGCGGGCGACCGCCGGCGCGGCCCGGTTTCGGCGGCGGCTTCGGCGGCATGATGCCGCCGCAGAAGACGAAGGACCTCGGCAAGACACTGCGACAATTGCTCGCGCGGCTTCAACCGGAGCGGATGCGGATCATCGTCGCCGCCGTCCTGGCACTGGGCAGCGTCGCCGGCAGCGTCATCGGCCCGAAGATCATCGGCAACGCGACGAATGTCATCTTCGACGGCGTCATCGGCAAGAGCCTGCCCGCCGGGATCACCAAGCAGCAAGCGGTCGCGGGCCTTCGGGCGCAGGGCCATGGCCAGATCGCCGACCTCGTGTCGGGGGCGAACGTCGTGCCCGGCCGTGGGATCGACTTCACGCAGCTCGGTCAGATCCTCGCCCTGGCCGCACTGATCTACCTGCTGGCCGCCGCCCTGACCTGGATGCTCTCCTACATCATGGCCGGCGTGGCGCAGCGCACCGTCTACGGGTTGCGCCGGGACGCCGACGCCAAGCTCGCTCGCCTCCCGCTGAAATACTTCGATAGCCACGCCCACGGCGACATGCTCAGCCGCGTCACCAACGACATCGACAACATCACGACCACCTTGCAGCAGGGCATGAGCCAGTTCCTCACCTCGACGTTGACCATCGTCGGGGTCCTGGCGGTGATGGTCTGGATCAGCCCCTTGCTCGCGGCGGTGGCCCTGGTCACTGTCCCAGTCTCGATCGTCGTCACCCTGCTGGTCGCCCGCCGATCGCAGAAGCATTTCGCCGCGCAGTGGGCGCGTACCGGCATGCTCAACGGCCAGGTCGAGCAGGTCCACACCGGACACGCGCTGGTGCAGGTCTTCGGCCGCCGCCAGAAGGCGATCGAGGAATTCGATCAGCAGAACCAGGCGCTCTACGAGGCCGGCTTCATGGCGGGGTTCCTCTCGGGCATCATCATGCCGGCGATGGGGTTCCTGGGCAATCTCAACTACGTCGTCATCGCCGCCGTCGGCGGCTACCGGGTCGCAACCGGCTCGATCACGCTGGGCGACGTCCAGGCCTTCATCCAGTACTCGCGCCAGTTCACGATGCCGATCAGCCAGCTCGCCGGCCAGTTGAACCTGCTGCAGTCTGGGCTGGCGTCGGCCGAGCGCATTTTCGAGTTTCTCGGAGAAGAGGAAGAGACGCCCGACGCAGTCGTTTCGCCTCACTCGCTCGCAGGGGAGGGTCAGGGAGGGGGCGCGGTGACCATGGAGCACGTTTCATTCCGCTACGAGCCGGAGAAGCCCTTGATCACCGACTTCAATCTCGAAGTCCGGCCGGGCCAGACGATTGCGATCGTCGGGCCGACCGGCGCGGGCAAGACGACCATTGTCAACCTGCTGATGCGCTTCTACGACATCGACGAGGGGCGGATCTGCCTCGATGGCATCAACACGCGCGACCTCCGACGCGATGACGTTCGCCGCGTGTTCGGCATGGTGCTGCAGGATACGTGGCTCTTCACCGGCACGATCCGCGACAACATCGGCTACGGGAAGATCGGGGCGAGCAACGAGGAGATCGTGGCCGCCGCGCAGGCCGCCTACGTGGACCAATTCGTCCGGACGCTGCCCGACGGGTACGACACCGTGCTGACCGATGATGCCTCCAACATCTCCGCCGGGCAGAAACAGCTGCTCACGATCGCGCGCGCCTTCCTTGCCGATCCGACCGTCCTCATCCTCGACGAGGCGACGAGCAGCGTTGACACGCGCACCGAGGTGCTGATCCAGCAGGCGATGGCGCGCCTCCGGCAAGGAAGGACGGGCTTCGTGATCGCGCACCGGCTGTCGACGATCCGCAACGCCGACAGCATCGTCGTGATGGATCAGGGCAGAATCGTCGAAATGGGCAGCCATGCGGAGCTGCTCCGCCGCGGCGGCTTCTACTACACGCTGTACAACAGCCAGTTCACGGACGCGCTCGCCCAGGCCAGCTAG
- a CDS encoding histidine phosphatase family protein: MSAPTTQVLLMRHADVENPQGVIYGHLPGFGLSQLGRAQAAAVGQSLRDSGVRRIVHSPLDRARETAEIVNAQLPAPVPLIPEPALREAEFGRYLQGVPRWQIPIRRPRFFVHKLRRGSQAGDESIETLGRRVLDVANRVAHEHPDEVSLLISHADPLQAAWILLDGRPQTEREMYHKQVGKAAILEVDFEGDRVVWTRYIPAPKVTAV, encoded by the coding sequence GTGAGCGCGCCAACCACCCAGGTGTTGCTGATGCGGCACGCCGACGTGGAAAATCCGCAGGGGGTCATTTATGGGCACCTTCCGGGCTTTGGTCTCAGCCAGCTCGGCCGGGCGCAGGCGGCCGCGGTCGGGCAGTCGCTGCGAGATAGTGGCGTGCGACGAATCGTCCACAGTCCGCTCGACCGCGCCCGCGAAACCGCCGAGATCGTCAACGCGCAGCTGCCGGCTCCCGTGCCGCTGATCCCCGAGCCCGCCCTGCGCGAGGCCGAGTTCGGCCGCTACTTGCAGGGCGTGCCGCGCTGGCAGATTCCGATTCGACGGCCGCGTTTCTTCGTGCACAAGCTCCGGCGCGGAAGCCAGGCTGGTGACGAATCGATCGAGACGCTGGGCCGGCGGGTATTGGATGTTGCCAACCGAGTCGCCCACGAGCACCCGGACGAGGTGTCGCTCCTGATCAGTCATGCCGACCCGTTGCAGGCCGCCTGGATCCTGCTGGACGGCCGGCCCCAGACCGAGCGCGAGATGTATCACAAGCAGGTCGGCAAGGCGGCGATCCTCGAGGTTGACTTCGAGGGCGACCGTGTCGTGTGGACACGCTACATTCCGGCGCCGAAGGTAACCGCGGTATAG
- a CDS encoding cyclic nucleotide-binding domain-containing protein, whose protein sequence is MPDPKVERLTRVPLFAGISKRDLEFVASRVDEVSLKPGQTLIREGEPTESFFVLESGHVQVTRAGKPAARLGPGDFFGEIGMLDRGRATATVVTDGPVEAMVLSHSQFADAIKGNSTLALQVIAAMAKRLRTNEST, encoded by the coding sequence GTGCCGGATCCGAAGGTCGAGCGGCTGACCCGCGTGCCGCTTTTCGCCGGGATCTCGAAACGCGACCTCGAGTTCGTTGCCAGTCGCGTCGATGAGGTCAGTCTCAAGCCGGGTCAGACGCTGATCCGAGAGGGAGAGCCGACCGAGTCCTTCTTCGTCCTGGAAAGCGGCCACGTGCAGGTGACCCGTGCCGGCAAGCCGGCGGCCCGGCTTGGCCCCGGTGACTTCTTCGGCGAGATCGGCATGCTCGACCGGGGACGGGCGACCGCGACCGTGGTGACCGACGGTCCCGTCGAGGCCATGGTGCTGAGCCATAGCCAGTTCGCCGATGCGATCAAAGGCAATTCCACGCTGGCGCTCCAGGTGATCGCGGCGATGGCGAAGCGACTTCGCACCAACGAGAGCACCTGA
- a CDS encoding adenylate/guanylate cyclase domain-containing protein, whose amino-acid sequence MGDNAWRDVLEQHHASVRRELTHFRGQEIGTTGDGFLATFDGPARAVRCAVAIRDRLRESGLEVRAGVYTGECERMGDNIGGLAVHIGSRVAGLAGPGEVLASSTVKDLVSGSGIVFEDRGAHPLKGSLASGACTRSPQSEFPLLRLRGWVRVGV is encoded by the coding sequence ATCGGCGACAATGCGTGGCGTGACGTGCTGGAGCAGCATCACGCTTCGGTGCGTCGCGAGCTCACACACTTCCGCGGACAGGAGATCGGCACGACCGGTGACGGGTTCCTTGCCACCTTCGACGGGCCGGCCCGCGCCGTCCGCTGCGCGGTCGCCATCCGCGACCGCCTCCGCGAGTCCGGCCTCGAGGTCCGAGCGGGCGTTTACACCGGTGAGTGCGAGCGCATGGGGGACAACATCGGCGGCCTTGCCGTGCACATCGGCTCGCGTGTCGCCGGGTTGGCCGGCCCGGGTGAAGTCCTCGCCTCGAGCACGGTCAAAGACCTTGTATCCGGTTCGGGGATCGTCTTCGAGGACCGCGGAGCGCATCCGCTGAAGGGATCCCTGGCGAGTGGCGCGTGTACCAGGTCGCCGCAGTCTGAATTTCCCCTCCTTCGCTTGCGGGGGTGGGTCAGGGTGGGGGTCTAG
- a CDS encoding twin-arginine translocation signal domain-containing protein has protein sequence MNQLRLTRRDLLKGAAAAGGLAAAGALLGPLGVLAEQESDGESMAFGPWSPPQPIAELASTHSDYHPAISRDGRSLYFTTDRDAPSFPAEIMVSQREDDEAPWGPPVAVDALNRQGFNSGVPNLEPNGHVIYFNSNRGEGPGGGDLYVSRRHDRKDDFSWELPVPLPGQLNTTANESGPTYFKERQTDVARLYFTRFSGKGSLGEASQDWDVYFSLQADDGSFGAGQIVPTLNSPYGPPWSRDTRTAIRRDGLEMFVTTNRHAGLATPTENIWVATRTDTTSEDWTMSVQADPNLNSGQGDGGPALSWDGTTLYFFSQRTASDKPGKRQLWMSTRERL, from the coding sequence ATGAACCAGCTGAGGCTAACCCGTCGGGATCTTCTGAAGGGAGCGGCGGCTGCCGGCGGCCTGGCCGCAGCCGGTGCGCTGCTCGGTCCACTTGGCGTTCTGGCTGAACAGGAATCAGACGGTGAATCAATGGCGTTCGGGCCGTGGTCGCCTCCGCAGCCGATCGCTGAGCTGGCTTCGACGCACAGCGACTACCATCCCGCCATCTCGAGGGACGGGCGAAGCCTTTACTTCACCACCGATCGTGACGCGCCGAGCTTCCCGGCCGAGATCATGGTCTCGCAACGAGAGGACGACGAGGCACCCTGGGGACCGCCGGTTGCGGTTGATGCCCTCAATCGACAGGGCTTCAACAGCGGCGTGCCGAACCTCGAGCCCAACGGTCACGTCATCTACTTCAACAGCAATCGTGGAGAAGGCCCGGGCGGCGGCGATCTGTATGTCTCACGGCGCCACGACCGGAAAGATGACTTCAGCTGGGAACTGCCAGTTCCACTCCCCGGCCAGCTCAACACGACGGCGAACGAATCCGGCCCAACCTACTTCAAGGAACGTCAAACCGATGTCGCGAGGCTGTACTTCACCCGATTCAGCGGGAAAGGTAGCCTCGGAGAGGCGAGCCAGGATTGGGATGTCTACTTCAGCCTTCAGGCCGACGACGGCAGCTTCGGAGCTGGACAGATCGTCCCCACCCTGAATTCCCCTTACGGACCGCCGTGGTCGCGGGATACGCGCACCGCGATCCGGCGCGACGGGCTCGAGATGTTCGTGACGACCAACCGTCACGCCGGGCTGGCCACGCCTACGGAGAACATCTGGGTGGCCACTCGCACAGACACCACTTCAGAAGACTGGACGATGTCGGTTCAGGCCGACCCCAACCTGAACAGCGGGCAGGGTGACGGTGGGCCGGCGCTGTCATGGGACGGTACGACGCTCTACTTCTTTTCGCAGCGAACGGCCAGCGACAAGCCAGGCAAGCGGCAATTGTGGATGAGCACGCGAGAGCGACTCTAG